One genomic segment of Lampris incognitus isolate fLamInc1 chromosome 2, fLamInc1.hap2, whole genome shotgun sequence includes these proteins:
- the LOC130106585 gene encoding potassium voltage-gated channel subfamily A member 3, with the protein MDQLGLLRAVPPTASRALQVNHAHLETEPADVMTVVACDNMLEESAALPGHHSLDRYEPDHECCERVVINISGLRFETQLKTLSQFPETLLGDPKKRMRYFDPLRNEYFFDRNRPSFDAILYYYQSGGRIRRPVNVPIDIFSEEIRFYELGEEAMEKFREDEGFIKEEERPLPENEFQRQVWLLFEYPESSGPARGIAIVSVLVILISIVIFCLETLPEFRDENRDPITIMPVVNGTLAYLTSPFSDPFFVVETLCIIWFSFELLVRFFACPSKATFSKNIMNIIDIVAIIPYFITLGTELAERQGNGQQAMSLAILRVIRLVRVFRIFKLSRHSKGLQILGQTLKASMRELGLLIFFLFIGVILFSSAVYFAEADDPDSGFNSIPDAFWWAVVTMTTVGYGDMHPVTIGGKIVGSLCAIAGVLTIALPVPVIVSNFNYFYHRETEGEEQAQYLHVGSCQPLADTEELRKTRSTSSLSKSEYMVIEEHGLNSAFKQQPNFLTTGQNNSQNCVNINKKLFTDV; encoded by the coding sequence ATGGACCAGCTGGGCCTGCTGCGAGCCGTCCCGCCGACCGCGAGCCGAGCCCTGCAGGTGAACCACGCCCACCTGGAGACGGAGCCTGCTGACGTCATGACAGTGGTAGCGTGTGACAACATGCTGGAGGAGTCGGCGGCGCTGCCGGGCCACCACTCTCTGGACCGCTACGAACCGGACCACGAGTGCTGCGAGCGGGTTGTCATCAACATCTCCGGCTTACGCTTCGAGACGCAGCTGAAGACCCTCTCCCAGTTTCCAGAGACCTTACTGGGAGACCCCAAAAAGAGGATGAGGTACTTTGACCCGCTTCGGAATGAGTACTTCTTCGACCGGAACCGACCGAGCTTTGACGCCATTCTTTATTACTACCAATCCGGTGGCCGCATCCGGAGACCTGTCAATGTACCCATTGACATTTTCTCTGAGGAGATCCGCTTCTATGAGCTCGGGGAGGAGGCCATGGAGAAGTTCAGGGAGGACGAGGGCTTCATCAAGGAGGAGGAGCGGCCACTGCCAGAGAATGAGTTCCAAAGACAGGTGTGGCTGCTGTTTGAATACCCGGAGAGCTCCGGGCCCGCCCGGGGCATCGCCATCGTGTCCGTCCTGGTCATTCTCATCTCCATCGTCATCTTCTGCCTGGAGACGCTACCGGAGTTCAGGGATGAGAACcgggaccccatcaccatcatgcCTGTGGTAAACGGGACGCTGGCGTACCTCACCAGCCCCTTTTCGGACCCCTTCTTTGTGGTGGAGACCCTGTGTATCATCTGGTTCTCCTTCGAACTGCTGGTGCGCTTCTTTGCGTGCCCGAGCAAAGCCACCTTCTCCAAAAACATCATGAACATCATCGACATCGTGGCCATCATCCCATATTTCATCACCCTGGGGACGGAGCTGGCGGAGAGACAGGGCAACGGCCAGCAGGCTATGTCCCTCGCCATCCTGCGGGTCATCCGGCTGGTTCGTGTGTTCCGCATCTTCAAACTCTCGCGACACTCCAAGGGTCTGCAGATCCTGGGTCAGACCCTGAAGGCCAGCATGCGCGAGCTGGGCCTgctcatcttcttcctcttcatcggGGTCATCCTCTTCTCTAGCGCCGTCTACTTTGCGGAGGCCGACGACCCGGATTCCGGTTTCAACAGCATCCCCGACGCCTTCTGGTGGGCTGTGGTCACCATGACCACGGTGGGCTACGGCGACATGCACCCCGTCACCATCGGGGGGAAGATTGTGGGGTCCCTGTGCGCCATCGCGGGCGTTCTGACCATCGCCCTGCCCGTGCCCGTCATCGTCTCCAACTTCAACTACTTCTACCACCGCGAGACGGAGGGCGAGGAGCAGGCGCAGTACCTCCACGTGGGCAGCTGCCAACCCCTGGCGGACACCGAGGAGCTGAGGAAGACCCGCTCCACGTCCTCGCTCAGCAAGAGCGAGTACATGGTGATCGAGGAGCACGGCCTGAACAGCGCCTTCAAGCAGCAGCCCAACTTCCTCACCACCGGCCAGAACAACTCGCAGAATTGCGTGAATATCAACAAAAAGCTCTTCACTGACGTGTAG